In Candidatus Kerfeldbacteria bacterium, a single genomic region encodes these proteins:
- the ftsE gene encoding cell division ATP-binding protein FtsE — protein MIHFKNVSKIYPPDTYALKNVNLHIKPGEFVSIVGQSGTGKTTLVKLIIAEERPSKGRVIIGDWDITDIRPNEIPVLRRQIGVIFQDFKLLPRKTVFENVSFGLEVAGATTQRINEIVPQVLKIVGLDKKRDRFPRQISGGEQQRTAIARALVHRPKILVADEPTGNLDSINSQEIINLLKKINEFGTTVVLVTHNREVVNALRKRVITVDQGTIISDQQTGKYIL, from the coding sequence ATGATACATTTCAAGAATGTTTCGAAAATCTATCCACCGGACACGTACGCCCTGAAAAACGTCAATCTGCATATAAAACCGGGCGAGTTTGTATCAATTGTTGGGCAGTCGGGAACCGGGAAAACAACTCTGGTTAAGTTGATTATCGCCGAAGAGCGGCCAAGCAAAGGGCGTGTTATTATTGGGGATTGGGATATTACTGATATTCGACCGAATGAAATACCGGTATTGCGACGGCAAATTGGAGTAATCTTTCAAGATTTTAAATTATTGCCCCGCAAAACGGTTTTTGAAAATGTATCGTTTGGCCTCGAAGTAGCAGGTGCCACGACTCAACGGATTAATGAAATAGTTCCGCAAGTATTGAAGATTGTCGGTCTTGATAAGAAGCGCGACCGGTTTCCCAGACAAATTTCCGGTGGTGAGCAGCAGCGAACCGCTATTGCCCGTGCGTTAGTTCACCGCCCTAAAATATTAGTAGCCGACGAGCCCACAGGGAATCTTGACTCTATTAATTCTCAAGAAATTATCAATTTACTGAAAAAAATAAATGAGTTCGGAACAACCGTCGTATTGGTCACTCATAATCGTGAAGTCGTCAATGCGCTACGAAAACGCGTTATTACCGTTGATCAAGGTACGATAATTTCTGACCAACAAACAGGAAAATATATTTTATAA
- a CDS encoding ABC transporter permease: MFIKLLQNIKLALQAVWAKKIRSLLTMLGVIIGVFSIVTLIALGEGVQQEVTGQIEGLGSNLLFVTPGNIDPESAGATSGSAFVGASTLTESDLPKLESLPGVKHVVPMALLASPVSATMPINGAAGGTPGSTPSAQSAAMVMGSTIAVREAFTGQVTEGEEYGRMFTQEEYDSAARVVVGFSGAMEKLFPGRPISELINETVYIGKEKFTVVGLLQADQSSSMFGQSEFSNIMIIPFTTAKEISASLQINRIIITSQETENVQDLQNTVEATLLESHEGVDDFSVLTQEDLLAVFNDVLGVITGMLSGIAAISLLVGGIGVMNIMLVSVTERVKEIGLRKAIGASSYDILIQFLVEAMFLTFLGGAIGIGLAFITGFILEAKIGLSPIISIETMLLAFVFTALVGVFFGVAPAIRAARLDPINALKYE; the protein is encoded by the coding sequence ATGTTTATTAAATTACTTCAAAACATTAAATTAGCGCTGCAGGCAGTCTGGGCAAAGAAGATTCGATCGCTCTTAACTATGCTCGGAGTTATTATTGGCGTATTTTCTATTGTTACACTTATTGCTTTAGGTGAAGGAGTACAGCAGGAAGTAACAGGGCAAATCGAGGGTCTTGGTTCGAATTTATTATTTGTTACGCCAGGAAATATTGACCCCGAGTCTGCCGGAGCCACTTCAGGTAGTGCTTTTGTTGGTGCCAGCACATTAACGGAATCCGATCTTCCCAAATTAGAGAGTTTGCCGGGCGTTAAACACGTTGTTCCGATGGCGCTGCTTGCCTCTCCTGTATCAGCGACCATGCCGATAAATGGCGCGGCTGGGGGGACCCCCGGCTCTACGCCATCAGCACAGAGCGCTGCCATGGTTATGGGAAGCACAATAGCAGTTCGCGAGGCTTTTACGGGACAAGTGACTGAAGGCGAGGAATATGGTCGGATGTTCACGCAAGAGGAATATGACAGTGCAGCGCGTGTTGTGGTCGGCTTTTCAGGTGCAATGGAGAAATTATTTCCTGGACGACCGATCAGTGAACTAATCAATGAAACGGTCTATATTGGTAAAGAAAAGTTTACAGTCGTCGGGTTACTCCAAGCTGATCAGTCGTCAAGTATGTTTGGTCAGAGCGAGTTTTCAAACATTATGATAATTCCGTTTACGACAGCAAAAGAAATTAGTGCGAGTTTACAAATTAATCGTATTATCATAACGAGTCAGGAGACTGAAAATGTCCAAGATTTGCAGAATACCGTCGAGGCTACCTTACTTGAGAGTCATGAGGGCGTCGATGATTTTTCGGTATTGACACAAGAAGATTTACTCGCTGTATTTAACGATGTTTTAGGAGTGATTACCGGAATGTTATCTGGTATTGCAGCAATTTCATTGTTAGTTGGCGGCATTGGTGTGATGAATATAATGCTCGTTTCAGTGACCGAGCGAGTGAAAGAAATTGGGTTACGGAAGGCAATTGGCGCTTCATCGTATGATATATTGATTCAATTTTTGGTTGAAGCAATGTTTTTAACTTTTTTAGGCGGAGCCATTGGTATTGGTTTAGCCTTTATTACAGGATTTATTCTTGAAGCAAAAATTGGCTTATCACCGATTATTAGTATTGAAACGATGCTGCTGGCCTTTGTTTTCACTGCGTTGGTGGGCGTATTTTTTGGAGTTGCGCCAGCCATTCGTGCCGCTCGACTCGATCCGATTAATGCGCTAAAATATGAATGA
- a CDS encoding ABC transporter permease, which yields MLLFLARTIKFALQGFFRNFWLSVVTIIILVLTLCSITLVAGINVVAEQAIASIQDRVDVSIYFKQEVSENDALAVRDRLLGLAEVETVTYVSKEDALEKFKSQHQDDTVILEAIEQLEENPLSATIIIKADSIEEYTAILAVLDNPQYSNLIEERNFDDNETVISRLSDVSNRIEQIGIIISAIFVLIAVLIVFNTIRINIYTHREEIGIMKLVGSSNAFVRMPFIIETFMYALISVVLTIAILYPLMNVVAPQVSSFFEGYDLDLATYVHDHIFYVIGMQLVFSVLLSTLSASIAIGRYLKV from the coding sequence ATGCTGCTTTTTTTGGCACGAACAATTAAATTTGCATTGCAGGGCTTTTTTAGAAATTTCTGGCTATCGGTTGTAACCATAATCATTTTAGTGTTGACGCTTTGCTCGATTACACTCGTTGCCGGTATTAATGTTGTGGCGGAGCAGGCGATTGCATCGATTCAAGATCGAGTTGATGTTTCGATTTACTTCAAACAGGAAGTTAGCGAAAATGATGCGTTGGCGGTGCGTGATCGATTATTAGGACTCGCGGAAGTGGAGACAGTCACTTATGTTTCTAAGGAAGACGCACTCGAGAAATTTAAGTCGCAACATCAGGACGATACCGTGATCCTAGAAGCGATAGAACAGCTTGAAGAAAATCCTTTAAGTGCCACAATAATTATTAAAGCTGATTCGATTGAGGAGTACACCGCTATTTTAGCTGTACTTGATAATCCTCAGTACAGTAATTTGATCGAAGAAAGAAATTTCGATGACAATGAAACGGTTATTAGCCGGCTGTCCGACGTTTCAAATCGTATTGAGCAAATTGGGATAATTATTAGTGCTATCTTTGTACTGATTGCGGTTTTGATCGTGTTCAATACCATTCGCATTAATATTTATACTCACCGAGAGGAGATCGGTATAATGAAATTGGTGGGGAGCAGCAATGCATTTGTCCGCATGCCGTTCATCATCGAAACGTTTATGTACGCATTGATTTCGGTTGTATTAACGATTGCCATTCTCTATCCACTCATGAATGTTGTTGCCCCTCAGGTTAGCAGTTTTTTTGAAGGGTATGACCTTGATTTGGCAACCTACGTTCATGACCACATTTTTTATGTGATTGGTATGCAATTAGTATTTTCGGTGTTATTGAGCACCTTAAGTGCGAGCATAGCCATCGGTCGGTATCTTAAGGTCTGA
- a CDS encoding ABC transporter ATP-binding protein gives MIQIQNVVKTYSPDKPNSFTALHGVSLNVEAGEFVTIMGVSGSGKSTLMNIIGCLDQLTLGSYRFDGELISEKSSADLVKIRRHKIGFVFQNFNLLPRYSALANVELPLIYQGIHAHERHQRARQVLEQVGLGNKTMSKPAMLSGGEQQRVAIARALITKPSIILADEPTGNLDSASGSQIMNILQTLNNQGVTIIVVTHDPNVAAQTKRTVHIIDGKIE, from the coding sequence CTGATCCAAATACAGAATGTTGTCAAAACGTATTCGCCCGATAAGCCCAATTCGTTTACCGCATTGCATGGGGTATCGCTGAATGTGGAAGCTGGAGAATTTGTCACGATTATGGGTGTGTCCGGTTCTGGGAAATCAACACTCATGAATATTATCGGTTGCCTGGATCAATTAACTTTAGGCTCGTATCGGTTTGACGGTGAGCTTATATCTGAAAAAAGTTCAGCAGACCTCGTTAAAATACGACGTCATAAAATTGGATTTGTATTTCAAAATTTCAATCTTTTACCGCGCTACTCAGCCTTGGCAAACGTAGAGCTACCGTTAATCTATCAGGGTATTCATGCGCATGAGCGGCATCAGCGCGCGCGCCAAGTTCTTGAGCAGGTTGGCCTGGGAAATAAAACGATGAGTAAGCCGGCCATGCTATCCGGAGGAGAGCAGCAGCGGGTGGCGATTGCTCGTGCCCTGATAACTAAGCCATCAATAATACTGGCTGATGAACCGACAGGAAATCTCGATTCGGCAAGCGGTTCGCAAATAATGAATATTTTACAAACGCTGAATAATCAAGGTGTAACCATAATTGTTGTAACTCACGATCCAAACGTAGCAGCTCAAACAAAGCGTACGGTGCACATAATTGATGGAAAAATCGAATAA